The window GTCGGCCAGTGAAACCGACGTCACGATGGCGCTCACGAACGGCACCAGCACCTCGGCGCCGTCAGGCGTGCGCACCGACAGCAACTCCCCCGCGGCGGTGTGCAGCACCTCGGCCACCGAACCGACGGCGCTGCCGTCCGCCGTGCGCACGGCGAGCCCTTCGAGCTGATGGTCGTAGAACTCGTCGGGATCCTCGATGGGCGGCAACTCGGCGGAGTCGACCACGAACAGCTGCCCGCGCAGCGCATCGGCGGTGTTGCGATCCGACACGCCGGGCAGGCGAACCAACAGCCGGCCGCCATGGGGGCGGGCCGAATCGATCACCACATCTCGGCCACCGTCACCACGAGCAGGCTTGAGCCGCAAGCGATTCCCGGGTGCGAAGCGGTCATCGGGGTCGTCGGTGCGAACGTCGACCACCAGTTCGCCGGTGATGCCGTGCGCCTTGACCACACGCCCGACGACGAGCTCCATGGCTACTGGTCGGTGTCCACCACGTCGACGCGGATGCCGCGACCGCCGATGCCGGCCACCAGTGTCCGCAGCGCCGTTGCGGTGCGACCGCCGCGGCCGATCACCTTGCCGAGGTCTTCCGGATGGACATGGACCTCAATGGTCCGGCCACGGCGGCTGGTCACCATGTCGACGCGGACATCGTCGGGATTGTCGACGAGCCCGCGGACCAGGTGCTCCACGGCGTCGACGACGACCGAGCTCATTCTGCGGCGGCCTCAGTGGCCTCGGCAGCCTCGGCGGCGGGCTCGGCGGTCTCAGCGGCGGGCTCAGCCTCGGCGGCGGGCTCGGCGGTCTCAGCAGCGGCCTCAGCCTCGGCGGCGGGCTTCTCAGCCTCGGCGGCGGGCTTCTCGGCCGGCGCCTTCTTCTTCTTCGGCTGGGTGGCCTCGCCCGACGGCGCGCCGTCGGCGGCGGCCAGGGCGGCGTTGAACAGGTCCAGCTTGCTCGGCTTGGGCTCCTTGACTTTCAGCGTGCCCTCGGCGCCGGGCAGACCCTTGAACTTCTGCCAATCACCGGTGATCTTCAGCAGAGCCAGGACCGGCTCGGTGGGCTGGGCGCCCACGGACAGCCAGTACTGCGCGCGCTCGGAGTCGATCTCGATGAGGCTCGGCTCTTCCTTCGGGTGGTAGCGACCGATGACCTCGATCGACCGTCCGTCACGACGGGTGCGCGCGTCGGCGACGGCGATGCGGTACTGGGGATTGCGGATCTTGCCAAGCCGGGTGAGCTTGATCTTGACGGCCATGAACGACTACTCCTGCTGCGTTGCCACGCTGCAATTCAGCGATGCGGGCAGGATGCCCGATCCGGTTTTGCGTCACGTGTGTGACCGCAGTACGGCGCATCGTGGAGAAGCCGCACGCGGACAGCCGCCTATTGTGCCAGATCGCGCAGGTCGGGTGTTAATCGCCGGAGGTGGCGCCGACCTGCCCGAACAGGTTGCGGGCATTGCTGTAGAACACCTTGCGGCACCACTGATCGCCCAGGCCGAGCGCGGCGATCGACTCAAGCGCGTGATGGTAGGGATACGGGATGTTGGGAAAGTCGCTGCCGAACAGTACCCGGTCCGCCAGCTCGACCAGCGCCGGCCGCGCATCGGGTGGAAACGGGTCGGTCTGTTCGGTGAACTCGGTGAACACCAAGGTGGTGTCGAGGTAGACACCGGGATAGCGGCGCGCCAGCTCGATGAACTCCCGGTATTCCGGAAAGCCCATGTGAGCGATGATCAGCCGAAGCCCCGGATGCCGGCGCAGGATCTCGGCCACCGGGGCGGGACCGGTATGCCGACCCGGCTGAGGCCCGGAGCCCGCGTGGATGACCGTCGGTATCTGCGCCTGCTCGAGAAGCGCCCATACCGGCGCCAGCAGCGGATCGGTCGGCGCATAGTCGCCGACCTGGATGTGGGCCTTGAAGACCCGCGCGCCTGCGTCGATCACCCGACGCACGTAGGCTGGGGCGGACGGCTCGGGATAGAACGTCGCGGTGTGCAGGCATTCCGGAACCTCGGCCGCGAACTCCGTGGCCCAGGAGTTGAGCCATTCGGCCATGTCCGGCTTGTGCGGATACACCAGCGACGTGAACGCGGTGACACCGAACTGCCGTAACCGATCGACGCGCGCGGCCTCGTCGAGTCGGTAGGAGATCGGCCATCGGCGGCCGACCAGTGGTCCCATCCCGTCGAAATAGGCCCACACCTTGTCCATCACCCGCTTGGGCATGAAGTGGGTGTGGACGTCGACGATCGCCTCGAGGCCGACCCGGTCGAGCAGGCCGCGGACGGCCGCCGTCTCGGCCTCGGCGCTCACAGGAACTTCCGGATGCACTTGGTCTCGACGCGGCAGGTCATGCGCCGGCCGTCGTCGGTCCGGATGAACTCGTCGTCGTACCACCGCCCGCGAACATGACCCGCCAGGCTCAGCATTCGTCTGATTCAACACCGCACGTGGAGATCTCAGCCGACCGGGTTACGCTCACACCCCATGGGGAGGCTACTGGCCGCTTTCGCGGCATCTTTCGCCCTGACCATCACCACCGCCGTCGTCGGCAGCCCTGCTGCCGCCACAGCGGATCCGAACGTCCAGCCGGTGGGGTCGATACCGATACCCGACGGTCCGGCTCCGGCATGGATCGTCGCCGACATGGACAGCGGGCTTGTGCTGGCGGGCCGTGACATGTACACCGCCCATCCGCCGGCGAGCACCATCAAGACGCTGCTGGCGCTCACCGCGCTCGACGAGCTGACCCTCGACGCCACCGTGGTGGCCAACGAGGCCGATGCCCACGTCGAGTGCAGCTGCGCAGGCATCAAACCCGGCCGCACCTACACCGCGCGTCAGCTGCTCGACGCGGTGCTGCTGGTGTCGGGCAACGACGCCGCCAACACACTGGCCGACATGCTCGGCGGCTACCAGAGCGCGGTGGACAAGATGAACGCCAAGGCGGCGGCGGTCGGCGCCACCAACACCCACGCCGCCTCTCCCTCAGGACTGGACGGACCGGGCGGGTCGGGCTGGACCACTCCGCACGATCTGGCCGCGATCTTCCGCGCCGCCATGGCCAGCCCGGTGTTCGCCGAGATCACCGCGCAGCCGGTGGCGATGTTCCCCACCGACGCCGGCGAGCGGCCGCTGGTCAACCAGAACGAACTGCTCGTGCGCTATCCCGGCGCCATCGGCGGCAAAACCGGGTTTACCGACGCCGCCCGTAAGACGTTCGTCGGCGCCGCCGACCGCGGTGGACGGCGGCTGGTGATCGCGATGATGTACGGCCTCATCCACGAAGGCGGCCCGACCTACTGGGACCAGGCCGCGATGCTGCTGGACTGGGGCTTCGCGCAGAGCCCTTCGGAAAACGTCGCGGCGCTCTAGCTAGCGGCGTCCGCCCGGCACCGCATTGAACCCCGGCTGGGCGACTTCCGCCTCGTTGAGTTGGAACGGCGCGGGCGCTAGATCGTTCGGAGTGGCCACGATGTCAGGACTCGACTCCACCGGCGCCGACTGCGCACCGGGCGCAATGACCTCCGATGAATCCTCCGGCCCCAGCTGCACTGGATTGCCCGTCGTCGGAATTTCACCCGGCACCCAGGCGAGGATGTCGCGAACACCGTCGTTCCACACGACGCTGTTGGGCACCTCGCCGACGACGTCGAAGTAGTTAGCACCGTGGGCGACTGGCGTTCGTAACGTTCGCGGTGAGCCCTCTGCCCAGCGTGACGAACGGACGGTATCGGTTACGTTCGCGAGGTTCGCAGAAAAGCGGATTTGCGGATCGCCCCTTTAAGAACTAGACCAATCCAGACTTTGCTAGCGGTCCTATCTGTACGGCTGTGCCCCACGGTGTAGAAGCGCCCGCGATGCCGATCAGCGGGTCTGACCCCAACGCACCGGTCACACGTAGTGAGCAACGGTGAACGCTTCTGCATAGCGTTAGTGGCGACCGCCGCGATCTCCAGATCGATCCGGGGGTCGTCGATCGGTATTGCTGAGCTAGTGGTTCAGTGAAGATTCAATGAAGAACGCGGCGTTTCGATTCATCGCCTGGGTGGAGTCGGCATGATCGAGTCATGACCGAAACGCCCGAATCCCGGACCGAACCGACAGCGGTGGCCACCGAGCAGTGGCGCGGGGAGCTGTCACATGGATCCGACCGTCCCAACAGGCTCGCCCAGAGCGCGGCATGGGTGGGCATCGTTGCTGGTGTCGTGTTTATCGTCGCGGTGGTCTTCTTCTCCGGGTTCTTCGTCGGAAGGCAGTACGGCGGCGGTTACCGCGACGGGCGCGGAATGTACTACCCCGGCGGGATGATGGGGCCCGGCGGGATGATGGGGCCCGGCGGGATGATGGGCCCCGGATCGTCGGGACCTGGGATGATGGCCCCCGGTCAGCAGCTATCGCCGACGACAACTCCGGCCGTGCCCACCACGCCGCCTCGGTAGCCGTTTCAGCCTGGTTCGTTCGTGCAGGTCGGTTGTGGTCAGTTCGGCGTGAACCAAGGTGAAGATGTGTTCCGGCTTTGGCGGGGCCGCGTGCCACCCTTCCCGCCACGCGAGTTGGGCTGCACAACCCCAACCGCGGTGCTGCGATAGGGTGGTGGAGCCTGGCCAGGGCGTCGGCGAGGTGCTTCTTGCTATTCGCGTCCGAAGAGTGGTTCGCCGTCGTTGCCTCCGAGCAGGAAGATGAACCGGTCAAGGTCGGCGCGGAGTTCGTCGGCGGTGCAGGCGGGATGACCGACGTAGTGGGTCAGTGATGCGTCGAGGCGCCCGGTATCGGAGGCGAGCCAGTCGTTGACGAACTGCAGGAGCTCGGTCAACTCGACACATCGGCGATATCCAAGCGAATCTGCGGCATAAACACGCCTCCGGATCGGGGTTGCCGTCGACGACGATCGGATTAGCGGCCTGACGAGTGCAGGTCGGCCTTTTGATTGCGGGTGTTCTCCAACAGCGTGGCCGGTGGCCTACCGCCAGCAGCACGCAATTGTCATCGTTCGCATGGCCGCACCCGTGACCCGGGGCGAGTTAGGGAGCGCGGAGTAATTAGGTGGGTTCTGTTGGGCGTGTCGCGGTGTGGTCGGCTGTGAGCGTGTAGTTCCAGTCGCCGTGGAATTCGTGACGGTGCAGTTGGGTGGCTTCGAGGGCGGCGATCTGCTTGTCGGTGATCTTGATGCCGCGCTCGTAGGTGGTGGTGTCAAGCACCGCGTTCACGGTCAGCCCGGTGGATGTGGTTGTTGCCCTGAGAGTTTCGATGACTACCTCGTGGGACTCCAGGGGTCGTCCGCGCCAGTTGCGGCTGATCGCGGAGAACAGCCGGTGTTCGATCTTGTTCCATTTGGAGGTGCCGGGCGGCAGGTGGCAGACCGTGATGTCGAGTCCGGCCTCGGTGGCGAAGGCGGCGAGTTCGGTTTTCCACAGCCGCAGCCGGGATCCGTTGGAGCCGCCGGAGTCGGCGGTGATCAGCAGCTTGTCCGAGCCGGGATAGCTGATGGCGCCCATCGTGGTCCACCAGCGGCGGATCGATTCCACCGCGAACGCGCCGGTGTCGGCGTCGGTGCCGACGTTGACCCAGCCGGTGTTGGCGGCGATGTCGTAGACCCCGTAGGGGGCCACCTTGCCCAGGGCCTTGTCGGCGAAGTCGTGCACCTGCACCTGCCGGGGTGACCCGGCGGGCTCCCATTCGCGGCCGGCAGCTGTGTAGTTGCCGACGAGTTCTTTCTTCTTGGTGTCCACGCTGATCACCGGGTCCCCGTCGGCCTGGAATCCTTCGACGTGGGTGTTGAGATAGCCGAACTGCCCATCCCGATCCCGATGATGGGTGCCTTCCAGGGTTTTCGAGTTCGCCTGCAGGCTGTAACCAGCCTGTTTGAGCAGCTTGGCCACCGTCCGTGCGGACACCCGATGTCCCCTGGCGGTCAGCTCGGCGGCCAGCTTCGCCGTCGATTTGGTCGTCCACCGCAACGGCGACTCCGGATCACCACGGGTGACCGGATCCACCAGTGCGTCGAGCGCGGCGACCAGATCGGGGTCGGTCACCGCCATCGGCGGGCGCCCCGCACCCGGCCGGCGCACCCGCCCCGGAATCGGTTCGCCGGAATCCAACTCACGCACACCGGCCGCCACGGTATCCGGATGCACCGCAGCGGCCGCCGCGACCAGCTTGATCCCGCCCCGACCCAGCACCTTGGCCTCCGCGCCGAGCAACAACCGCCACGCCCGCTCATCCAGATGCGGGCGGATCAACAACAAACGGGCGGCGACCGGATCGGAGTCCACAGCAGGCAGCGTCATACCACAAGTGTCGACAAACCAAACGGAAAAACCTAATCAATTACTGCGCGATTCCTTAGGTGTGGTCGAGTGCGTCGATGACGGCTTGCAGTTTGGTGGTGACCTGTTCGGCGACCTGTGCCACTCCGGGTGCGTCGCTGAGCTCGGCCATCAGCGCGGGATTGATGGCATCGACGATGACGGTGTCGTTGCCGTGGGTGGTGTCGGCGCGCACGACGACGTTGCAGGGCAAGAGCAGCCCGATCTCGGGGTCGCTGAGCACGGCTTGATGCGCCAGGGGCGGGTTGCAGGCGCCCAGGATCAGATAATCGGCCATGTCGACGTCGAGTTTGGCCTTCATGGTGGCTTTCACGTCGATCTCGGTGAGCACCCCGAACCCGTGGTCGGCCAGGGCCGTTCGGGTTCGCGCGACCGCGTCGTCGAAGGAGGTGTGCAGTGTGGTTGATAGTGCCAGTTTGGTCATCGTTGTCTCTTTCCTGCTCAGCGGTTTGCGGCGTTTCCGATCTCTGCAGTCGCCCGGCGGGTGCTCGCGCGGCGGCCGTTTGGTCGCGGGATCCCGGCTAGGGGTTGGGCGCGCCCGGCGCGGACACCGTTGGCGATAACGACGATCTCGGCGAGTTCGTGCACGAGCACCACGGCGGCCAGGCCGAGGACCCCGAGCAGGGCCAGGGGCAGCAGGATGGTGATGATCGCCAACGATAGGCCGATGTTTTGCAGCATGATGCGCCGGGATCGGCGGGCGTGGGACAGCACTTGGGGCAGGTGGCGCAGGTCTTGGCCCATCATGGCGACGTCGGCGGTTTCGATGGCGACGTCAGTGCCCATGGCGCCCATCGCGATGCCGAGGTCGGCGGTGGCCAGGGCGGGGGCGTCGTTGACGCCGTCACCGACCATCGCGGTGGGCCGCCGGGAGCGCAGTTCCTCGATGATGCGGGCCTTGTCCTCGGGCCGCAGGTCAGCGTGCACGTCGTCGATGCCGGCGTCGGCGGCCAACGCCCGGGCGGTGCGCTCGTTGTCCCCGGTCAGCATCGCCACCTGGTAGCCGCGGGCGCGCAGCCCACCGATCACCTCGGCGGCTTCGGGTCGCAGCTCGTCGCGCACCGCCACCGCACCCAACACGGCACCGTCGCGTTCGACGAGCACCGCGGTTGCCCCGGCGCGCTGCATTCGGTCGATGACCTCGGCCAGCGGGCCGGGTTGGATCCAGCCGGGCCGCCCGAGCCGGACCGGACTTCCGTCCAGCCAGCCGGTGAGTCCGGCGCCGGTGGCCGATTCAACATTGTGCGCCGGGGTGACCTGATCGGCGGCGGCGAGGATGGCTGCGGCCAAGGGGTGTTCGCTGCGGGCCTCCAGCGCGGCGGCCACCGCCATCACTTCGGGGCGCGAAACCCCGTCGGCGGGTACTACGGTCATGACGGCGGGCTGGTTGCGGGTCAGGGTGCCGGTCTTGTCCAGGGCGATCGTGCGGATGCGGCCCAGGGCCTCCAGCGCGGCACCACCTTTGATGAGGACACCCATCTTGCTGGCGGCGCCGATCGCGGCGACCACGGTCACTGGCACCGCGATCGCCAGCGCGCACGGTGAGGCCGCGACCAGTACCACCAGCGCCCGTTCGATCCACACCCGCGGATCCCCGACCAGGCTGCCGATCACGGCGATGATTACGGCGGCGACCATGATCGCGGGCACCAGCGGGCTGGCGACCCGGTCGGCCAGGCGTTGGCTAGAACCCTGGCGGGCCTGCTCGGCCTCCACAATCTGAACGATCCGAGCCAGCGAGTTGTCGGTGGCGGTGGCGGTGATCTCCACGTCGAGAACCCCGGCGCCGTTGATTGAGCCGGCGAACACCGCATCACCGGGGCCTGCTTCGATCGGCACCGACTCCCCAGTGATCGCCGAGGTGTTCAGCGCGCTGCGCCCCGCGGTGATCACGCCATCGGTGGCGATCCGCTCCCCGGGTTTGACCACCATCACCTCGCCCACGGCGAGTTCCGTTGGGGAGACAGGGTATTCGCGCCCACCGCGGCGCACCGTGGCGACGGCGGGGACCAGCGACAGCAGCGCCCGCAAGCCTCGGCGGGTACGGGTGATCGAGTACTCCTCGAGGCCCTCGCTGATCGCGAACAAAAACGCCAGCATCGCGGCCTCGCCGACCTCACCGAGGGCCACCGCACCGACTGCGGCGATCGTCATCAGGGTGCCGACACCGATCTTGCCCGCCGCCAATCGCTTCAGAGTGGACGGGACGAAGGTGGCGCCGGCGATGATCAGCGCCGCGGCCTCCACAACCAGCGTCACCGGCGCGGGTCCGCCGGCCCAGCCCACGATCAGCCCCGCCAGCAGCAGCACCCCGGCCAGAGCGGCAGCCCGGATCTCGCTGACCTGCCACAGTTTCTCCGGGCCCCGCTCGCGCTCATCGCGGTCGGGACCGGAATCGTCGTGGCCGCAGCAGGTGTCACTCACAGGCAGACCCCGATGCGCCGGCGGTGCCTTAATTGGGGCACAACGCGACCGCGTTGCCGGTGGCCATCAGCAGTGTTTCGGCCGCCACCAACAGATCGAGCAGTTCCGGGCGGGTCAACGAGTAGAACACCTGCCGTCCCTGCGGACGGCCCGCCACCAGACCGCACTCGCGCAGACACCCCACATGCGCCGACACCGTCGACTGGGCCAACCCCAACTCCGTCACCAGGTCGGCCACCCGGGCCTCCCCGCGAGCCAACCGGCCCACGATCGCCAACCGGGTGCCGTCCGAGAGGCCACGGAACAACGCCACCGCCGCATCCAGACCCGACCCGGATGGTGATCCGGCCAGACAACCCGCACTATCAATCGTCATACAGCGATAATACTGTGCGTTGGCCGGTAATACCGAAACGCACCGATGGTTGAGGACCATCGGCCCTACCGGGTCGTGGCACTGTCCGCGCAGGCTGGCCTGAGCAACTCACGTTGCCGGGCTTGGTAATTCAAGGCGAAAGGTGCGCGACCATGATGTATGACGGCTGGGGCTGGGGTGGCATGGGATCAGGCGGCTGGATCCTGATGACCGTGGTAATGGTGCTGTTCTGGGCGGCGGTGATCACCGCCGTGGTCCTGGCCATCCTCTACCTGACCGGTCCGCGGCACACCAGCGCGCACCCGCCCGGACCGGGGCCGGCCCGCGCTGAAGGTCTGCTCGCCGAACGCTTCGCCCGCGGCGAGATCGACGAAGACGAATACCAGCGGCGCATGACGCTGCTGCGCGAACACCGCTGACCGCGATGCGCTCCCACCGCCTCTGGCTGGTCTTGGCCATCGCGATCGCATCGGTGATCCTCGGGGTCGCGACTACCGCGATCTGGTACACCGGCGGGCCGTTCGGCCGCCAAACACCCGTCTCCGCCAACGCCCCCTACCCGAACGCCCCCGGCGCCTGGGGCCCGGGCATGATGGGCCCCAGGCGGTACCCGGCCGCCCCGCCGCCGTCCTGTTCCGCGCCGGCGCTACCGGGCGCGGTGGTTGACGTCACCGTCACCGACATGGGAGCGATGATGGGGCCGGGCATGATGGGCCGCGGCGGCATGATGGGGCCGGGCTGGAACGGCCCGAACGGCGCGAACGGCCCGGGGCAAACCGGCTACCGATACCCGGGCATGGGGATGATGCGCATCGTCGTCACCCCAGCCTCCGTTCCGGCGGGCCCGGTGTCGTTGCGGGTACTCAACACCGGCGGGTTGAGCCACGAACTCGTCGTGCTGCCCCTGGCACAGGGCCAATACCCCGGGTGGCGTGTCACCGGCCCGGACGGCAAGGTCGACGAGTCCGGCAGCCTGGGTGAGGCCTCCCGCACCTGCGGCGCCGACAAAGGTGACGACCAGTCACCCAATACGGCATCGCCCCTGGCGGCACCGGCTGGACCACCATCACCCTGACCCCGGGACGCTACGAGCTGATCTGCAACATCGCCGGCCACTACTGGGCCGGGATGTATGCCGAACTCGACGTCACCGGCCCACCCAAATAAGTGAGACGAACCATGTTCGCCAGACGTGCAACGATCACCACCGCGACCATCCTCGCGCTAGCCGGATCGGTCGCAATCGGGCTCAGCGGCGGCGAGACGACCACCACCCTCGCGCAACCCTCAGGCGGGGTTTCATCGACGAGCGGGCCCGCGCTGCCGGTCCAGGGCCCATGGGACCAGTGCTGGGGACCCAACGGCTGGGACCCCAATTGCTGGGGACCCGGACCATGGGGTCCTGGACAGTACGGACCGGGCATGATGGGTCCCGGCGGATACGGCGGACCGGGCATGATGGGCCCGGGACCGTGGGGCCCTGGACAGTGGGGGTCGGGCATGATGGGCCCCGGGCCGTGGGATTACTAACTAACTAAGGAAGTACAACTTGCCCATGTTCGATGCACCCCAGATGGCAGGGTAGAAGGCGCCGGATTGTGCCCGGGCCCCGAAGCGCTCGATCATCGGGAGGGCGCCACCGCCAAACCCGTCGACCACCAGTTGGGCGGCCGCGTACAACGTGCCGTTGTGCAGCACCGGATCGCTGCTCGGCGCCAGCTTCTTCACCGTATAGCCGATGACGGGAGTCCGTTGGGACCGTTCAGCGTTTCCTGCTCGCCGAAGATCCGGATGTTGTCCGTCGCCCACGCCGGGGGCACGGTGGCGGCGCCGATGCCGATCGTGATGACGCAGGCGGCAACAGCTCCAGCCAGCTTCGTGACGTTCATTGTGACTCCCCTCATTCGCAGCGACCCGCACTCGCTGCATCGACGCTGGAATCGCGAGTTTGACCCTACTTATTCTGCGCTACCGATTGCCGCTGATCGTGGAGGTTCGCCACAAATCCGAGACCGCACCGAACCCGTTCTGAGGTCATCGGTACCTACGCTTGGGCCACATGCCTGTCGGTTCGCCGCGCGGACGTCGCTTGCGGCGAGCGGCACTCCCCGCTGCGGTGAGCCTGTTGGTCGTCCTCGGCGCCCAAGCGTTCGGTGCACCCAGCGCCTCCGGTGCACCGGAGGCTGCCTCGGCCGCCGCCGCACCACCGCCGGACGGACCGGCGCCGGCGTGGCTGGTCGCCGACCTCGACAGTGGCCGCATCCTGGGTAGCCGCGACCCCTACCGAACATACGCGCCGGCCAGCACCATCAAGCCGCTGCTGGCGATGGTGGTCATGGATCAGGTCAACCCGGCGGCCGCGATGCGCGCGACGGCAGCCAACGCCGACGTCGAATGCTCCTGCGTCGGTCTCGTGCCCGGCTCGGTATACACCGCGCGTCAACTGCTCGACGCGCTGTTGATGGTCTCAGGCAACGACGCGGCCAACGCACTGGCCGACATGGTGGGTGGCCACCAGGTCGCAGCGCAGAAGATGAACGTCAAGGCCTACCAACTCGGCGCCCGCAGCACGCGGGCCGGCTCACCGTCAGGGCTCGACGGGCCGGGCTGGGAGTCGGCGACCACGCCGAACGATCTCGGAGTGATCTACCGGGCCGCGCTGAACTACCCGCTGTTCGCCCAGATCATCCACCAGAGCACCGCGCTGTTCCCCGACGGCAAGGGCGGTGTGAAGCAGATCGCCAGCCACGATCACCTGCTGCCCAACTACCCCGGCTTCATTGGCGGCAAGACCGGCTACACCAACCTCGCCAAGGAGACCTACGTCGCCATGGCGCAGCGCAACGGCCGACGGCTGATCGCGGTGCTGATGTACGGCAGCGACGAACTGTGGGACCAAGGCCGGGCACTGCTCGACTGGGGCTTCAGCGTCAGCTAGCTCTGTCTCCCACGGCCGGAAGGTCGGTTTGTCAGTCCGAATCTGTCAGCGAGCCGCGATACTATTCGAACATGCGTTCGATTCTTGCCGTTCTCGACGACCTCGACAGCCTCGTGGAGGAACTCGCCGCTGCCGACCTCGACGCGGTCGAGGCAGTCGAACGGTACCAGGTGGTCGATCGGCTGGAAACCGCGCGGCGCCGCCAGATCGCGATCAGCCTCGACCACATCGCCCGCCTCGAGCACGTCCCCGGTTGCCCGCCGGTGGGCATCACGCTGGCCGACGTGTTGCGGATCAGCCGAGCCGAATCACGTCGCCGAATCCGCGACGCCGAGCAACTCACGGCACGGACGACCCTGACCGGTGAACCGCTGGCTCCGCTGCTGCCCAAGACGTCGGAGGCTTGGCACGACGGAGTCCTCGACGGCGACCATCTACGGGTCATTGAGAAGTTCTTCCGCGATCTGCCCGATCACGTTCCGGACCCGGAGATCGAGAAAGCCGAAGCCTCGCTTGCCGAGCATGCCGCTAACCTGCGGCCCGACCAACTGGAGAAGATCGCTCACCGGCTGGCGCTGGCCCTGAACCCCGACGGCACCTTCTCCGACGAGGACCGAGCCCGCAAGCGCGGATTCACCTGGTGCGGTGCGCAACGCCCCGACGGCATGAGCGTGGGCAAGCTCATTGCCAACCCCGAACTGCGCGCCATGCTCGATGCGTGGTTCGCGAAATTCGCCGGCCCTGGAGTGTGTAACCCCGATGACCAAACCCCCACCGTCACAAGCGAGCCCACCGCAGACGTCGCCGAGCGCGATGCCCGCAGCCTGCCCCAGCGCCGGCACGACGCCTTGAGCGCGCTGGTGCGCGGGCAACTCGGCGATCCGAGACTCGGCCAGCACAACGGTCTTCCGGTGACGGTGATCGTCTCCGCCACTCTGCAGGAGATCCAAGCCAAGACCGGACAGGCCGTCACCGCCGGCGGCACCCTCATCCCGATCTCCGATGTCATCCGGATGTCCGTCCATGCC is drawn from Candidatus Mycolicibacterium alkanivorans and contains these coding sequences:
- the rimM gene encoding ribosome maturation factor RimM (Essential for efficient processing of 16S rRNA), with the protein product MELVVGRVVKAHGITGELVVDVRTDDPDDRFAPGNRLRLKPARGDGGRDVVIDSARPHGGRLLVRLPGVSDRNTADALRGQLFVVDSAELPPIEDPDEFYDHQLEGLAVRTADGSAVGSVAEVLHTAAGELLSVRTPDGAEVLVPFVSAIVTSVSLADGLVEIDPPEGLLDLDGETR
- a CDS encoding RNA-binding protein; this encodes MSSVVVDAVEHLVRGLVDNPDDVRVDMVTSRRGRTIEVHVHPEDLGKVIGRGGRTATALRTLVAGIGGRGIRVDVVDTDQ
- the rpsP gene encoding 30S ribosomal protein S16: MAVKIKLTRLGKIRNPQYRIAVADARTRRDGRSIEVIGRYHPKEEPSLIEIDSERAQYWLSVGAQPTEPVLALLKITGDWQKFKGLPGAEGTLKVKEPKPSKLDLFNAALAAADGAPSGEATQPKKKKAPAEKPAAEAEKPAAEAEAAAETAEPAAEAEPAAETAEPAAEAAEATEAAAE
- a CDS encoding amidohydrolase family protein; this translates as MSAEAETAAVRGLLDRVGLEAIVDVHTHFMPKRVMDKVWAYFDGMGPLVGRRWPISYRLDEAARVDRLRQFGVTAFTSLVYPHKPDMAEWLNSWATEFAAEVPECLHTATFYPEPSAPAYVRRVIDAGARVFKAHIQVGDYAPTDPLLAPVWALLEQAQIPTVIHAGSGPQPGRHTGPAPVAEILRRHPGLRLIIAHMGFPEYREFIELARRYPGVYLDTTLVFTEFTEQTDPFPPDARPALVELADRVLFGSDFPNIPYPYHHALESIAALGLGDQWCRKVFYSNARNLFGQVGATSGD
- a CDS encoding D-alanyl-D-alanine carboxypeptidase family protein gives rise to the protein MGRLLAAFAASFALTITTAVVGSPAAATADPNVQPVGSIPIPDGPAPAWIVADMDSGLVLAGRDMYTAHPPASTIKTLLALTALDELTLDATVVANEADAHVECSCAGIKPGRTYTARQLLDAVLLVSGNDAANTLADMLGGYQSAVDKMNAKAAAVGATNTHAASPSGLDGPGGSGWTTPHDLAAIFRAAMASPVFAEITAQPVAMFPTDAGERPLVNQNELLVRYPGAIGGKTGFTDAARKTFVGAADRGGRRLVIAMMYGLIHEGGPTYWDQAAMLLDWGFAQSPSENVAAL
- a CDS encoding DUF1942 domain-containing protein; this encodes MRFSANLANVTDTVRSSRWAEGSPRTLRTPVAHGANYFDVVGEVPNSVVWNDGVRDILAWVPGEIPTTGNPVQLGPEDSSEVIAPGAQSAPVESSPDIVATPNDLAPAPFQLNEAEVAQPGFNAVPGGRR
- a CDS encoding ISAzo13 family transposase; amino-acid sequence: MTLPAVDSDPVAARLLLIRPHLDERAWRLLLGAEAKVLGRGGIKLVAAAAAVHPDTVAAGVRELDSGEPIPGRVRRPGAGRPPMAVTDPDLVAALDALVDPVTRGDPESPLRWTTKSTAKLAAELTARGHRVSARTVAKLLKQAGYSLQANSKTLEGTHHRDRDGQFGYLNTHVEGFQADGDPVISVDTKKKELVGNYTAAGREWEPAGSPRQVQVHDFADKALGKVAPYGVYDIAANTGWVNVGTDADTGAFAVESIRRWWTTMGAISYPGSDKLLITADSGGSNGSRLRLWKTELAAFATEAGLDITVCHLPPGTSKWNKIEHRLFSAISRNWRGRPLESHEVVIETLRATTTSTGLTVNAVLDTTTYERGIKITDKQIAALEATQLHRHEFHGDWNYTLTADHTATRPTEPT
- a CDS encoding DUF302 domain-containing protein, whose translation is MTKLALSTTLHTSFDDAVARTRTALADHGFGVLTEIDVKATMKAKLDVDMADYLILGACNPPLAHQAVLSDPEIGLLLPCNVVVRADTTHGNDTVIVDAINPALMAELSDAPGVAQVAEQVTTKLQAVIDALDHT
- a CDS encoding heavy metal translocating P-type ATPase, which gives rise to MSDTCCGHDDSGPDRDERERGPEKLWQVSEIRAAALAGVLLLAGLIVGWAGGPAPVTLVVEAAALIIAGATFVPSTLKRLAAGKIGVGTLMTIAAVGAVALGEVGEAAMLAFLFAISEGLEEYSITRTRRGLRALLSLVPAVATVRRGGREYPVSPTELAVGEVMVVKPGERIATDGVITAGRSALNTSAITGESVPIEAGPGDAVFAGSINGAGVLDVEITATATDNSLARIVQIVEAEQARQGSSQRLADRVASPLVPAIMVAAVIIAVIGSLVGDPRVWIERALVVLVAASPCALAIAVPVTVVAAIGAASKMGVLIKGGAALEALGRIRTIALDKTGTLTRNQPAVMTVVPADGVSRPEVMAVAAALEARSEHPLAAAILAAADQVTPAHNVESATGAGLTGWLDGSPVRLGRPGWIQPGPLAEVIDRMQRAGATAVLVERDGAVLGAVAVRDELRPEAAEVIGGLRARGYQVAMLTGDNERTARALAADAGIDDVHADLRPEDKARIIEELRSRRPTAMVGDGVNDAPALATADLGIAMGAMGTDVAIETADVAMMGQDLRHLPQVLSHARRSRRIMLQNIGLSLAIITILLPLALLGVLGLAAVVLVHELAEIVVIANGVRAGRAQPLAGIPRPNGRRASTRRATAEIGNAANR